Within the Beduinella massiliensis genome, the region CGGTTGTTGATCGCTTCATCGAAGTAAATGTCCAGCCTGTCGGCGACCGTCTTCCACGCGCGGTAATGGTACTGGTCGGTATAGCAGATCACGCCGTCCAAATCAAAGAGGATGCCCCGATATTGCCTTTCCATAAATACGCCTCCGTCTATTTTGCTCTATTCAGTTTAACAAAAAGCGCGAGGCCTGTACACCCTCGCGCCGAATTTCTTTTTTGTCATTCCAGTTCGCTCGCAAGCGCTTTGCTCTCACGCCGGATGACGCCCGCGTTCTTCCAGCGCCCGCTCATGTAAAACGCGACCGAGCAGGCTGCGGCGACCGTCCAGCCGATCGGCCAGGAGAGCCAGATGCCCGTCGTGTCCTTCATCAGCCCAGCCAGGACGAAGGAAAGCGCCACGCGCAGCACCAGGTCGGTAAACGTGGCGATCATGAAATCCCGCATCGCGCCCGCGCCGCGCAGTACGCCGTCCGCCATGAGCTTGACAGAGATGACGAAGTAAAACGGGGATACGATGCGCAGAAACGTCGCGCCCGTACGCATCGCCAACCCGCCCGGTTCGCCTAGGAAAATGCGCATGACGGATTCGCTCAGGAAGAAGAAGGCGGCGAAGAACGGAACCGCCACTGCAAACGCCATCACGAGTCCGGCCTTTAGCCCGCCGCGTACCCGTTCAAATCTGGCTGCGCCGACATTCTGAGCGGTAAAGCTGGAAAGGCCGTTTGCCAGGGTGGTGAAAGAGGTAATTGTAAACGTGTTGAGCTTGACTGCGGCGGAATACCCTGCGATGACCGCGGAGCCATAGCTGTTCACCAGCCCCTGAATGAAGATATTGCCCACCGAGATGAAGCTCTGCTGCAGGATGCTCGGCACAGCGATACGGCCGACGTCCATCAGCATCTGCGTCGAAAAGCGCGCGGAGGGCCCGTCCGCGTGAATCCGGCGCAGGCGCCCCAGCAGCGTCGCAAACGCCAGCACGCAGGCGGCGCCCTGCGCGAGAAACGTCGCCCACGCGACGCCCGCAACGCCCCAATGAAAGCCCGCGACGAACAGAAGGTCCAGCACGATGTTGCCGATGGAGGATCCGATCAGAAAGTACAGCGGCGTGCGCGAATCGCCAAGCGATTGAAAGATGCCCGTGCAGATGTTGTACAGAAACAGGAAAAGAAAGCCGCCGATGTAAATACGAAGATAGAGCGCGCCGTCTGAAAAGATGTTTTCAGGCGTGTTGATGAGGCGCATGAGCCCCGCGCTCCCGCCCAGGCCCACGACGGTCAGAACAATCGACAGCGCGACCGACGCGATCAAAGTGGTGGAAACGGCGGTCTTCATCCTTCCCAGAAGCCGGGCCCCGTACAGCTGTGAGATGACGACCGAACAGCCGATGTTGCTGCCGACCGCGATTGCCATAAAGATCATCGTGATGGGATAGGAAGCCCCGACGGCTGCGAGCGCGTCCTCGCCCGCAAACTGCCCCGCAATGACGCTGTCCGCAATGTTGTAGAACTGCTGAAAGATGACGCTGATGAACATGGGCAGCGAAAATCGCCAGAGCACGCGCCCCGGATCCCCGACGGTCAAATCCCGCTCCACGAGCTATTCCCCCTTGCAACGCTTTATCGCATGTATTATACTGACGGCGTCATCCATTTGCAAATATCAATTTTTTATATTATTCATTCATTTTTATTGTAGATTGTAAAGGAGGCAAACGTGAACGAGGACTGGAACGCCTATCGAATCTTCGCCGCCGTGGCGGAAACCGGAAATATCACCTATGCAGCCAAGGCCCTGTACCTCTCCCAGCCGACGGTCAGCCGCTGCATGGCGCAGCTGGAGGAAGCACTGGGCTGTCGCCTGTTCGTCCGGACGAAAAAGGGTGTCTCTTTGACGCCGGAAGCCGAGCTGCTCTACGCAGGTGTCGAAAAGGCACGCAGGCATATCGCGGACGCAGAAGAAGCGCTCTATCAGCGTCGCGCGCTTCGCGAGGGAACGCTGCGCATCGGCGCGAGCGAAACGACCCTTCAGCACTACCTGCTTGGGCCGCTCGAACGCTTTCGCAAGGCGTATCCCGGCATACGCCTGAAGATATTAAACGGATTAACCGACGCCGCTCTGCAGGCTCTGCGCGACGGGCTGGTCGATCTGGCGGTCGTCGTCTCCCCAGTCGGAGAAACGGACGGGCTCAGCGTGACGCCGCTTTGCGCCTTTCGGGATATCGCCGTTGCCGGAAGCTCCTTTGCTTCTCTGCGCGGGCGCACCCTGACGCTGAGCGAGATGTGCGCGTATCCGCTGGTCTGTCTGATTCCAGGAACGCACTCACGTCAGTATCTGGATCAGTTCTTTGCGCGTCAGGGGCTGACGCTCGCCCCGGACATCGAGCTTTCCACCGCGGATCTGCTCGTGCCCGTCGTTCGCCGGGGACTCGGCATCGGTTTTGTGCCGCAGGATTTTGCGCGGGAGGCCATCGCGCAGGGAGATCTCTTTGAGCTATCGCTCAAGGAATCTCCGCCTCCCCGCAGTATCTGCGCCATATCCACAGCGGGCCGTCCGCTCTCCTTCGCCGCGGATACGTTCCTCTCCTCCCTGCTCCATGCATCCCTGCCAAATAATTTTGACGAAAATACTCGGAATTAACGTTGCCTCGACGATGGACGTGTGCTATACTGTCCCTGCGTCCTGCATCGGCTGCTGTCGATTCGGACAAGCTGATGTTTGTCCTCCGATTGAACGCTCGGCATGCCGATTGATATACCATCAGAAAGAAGGAACAGATATGCTTCAACTGGAGCGAATTTCCTGGGATCTGCCGGATGGCGGCGGAATCCTCAAAGACATCGATCTCGCCATTCCGGACGGCAAGCTGGTCGTCGTAACGGGGCCGAACGGCGGTGGGAAGACGACGCTTGCCAAGATCATCGCCGGGCTCGAGACGCCCTCTACGGGCAAAATCCGCATGGACGGGGAGGACATCACCCCCCTCGACGTCACGGAGCGCGCGCGCCGCGGCATCGCCTACGCCTTTCAGCAGCCCGTGCGTTTCAAGGGAATCACCGTGCGCATGCTCATCGAGCTCGCGGCCGGCGGCAAACTGACGGAGTCGGGGCTGTGCGACGTCCTCGCGAAGGTCGGCCTATGCGCGCGCGAATACATCGATCGGGAAATCAATGCCAGCCTGTCGGGCGGCGAGATCAAGCGCATTGAAATCGCCAGCGTCCTCGCCCGCGGCGCGAAGGTTTCGATCTTCGACGAACCGGAGGCGGGCATCGATCTGTGGAGTTTTTCCAGCCTCATCAGCGTGTTCAAGGAAATGCGCGGAAAGCTCTCCGGTTCGCTGCTCATCATCTCGCACCAGGAGCGTATACTGGATATCGCGGACGAAATCGTGGTCATCGCGAACGGGAGCGTGCGCACGTCCGGTCCCAGGGAAGAGGTATTGCCTACGCTCCTGCAGGGCGAGGCATTTGCGGGCTGCCCGCGTCAGGTGGAGGTCATGCAACATGAATAAGATTACGGAAATGCTGCTCAGCGTCGTATCCGATTGGAAGGGTTCCTTCAACGGCGCGTTCAATATTCGGGAAGACGGCCAGTGCGCCGGACGCCAGTCCAGCGAGAACATCAAAATCGACTCCAAAAAGGATGCGCCCGGTCTCATCATCCACGTGCTGCCCGGAACGAAAGGGGAAACCGTCTTCATCCCCGCCTGCGTGACGCACGGCGACGTGGACGATCTCGTGTACAACGACTTTTATATCGGCGAGGGAGCGGACGTCGTCATCGTCGCGGGCTGCGGCGTGCACACCGACGATGAGGAGGAAGCGCGCCACAACGGCATCCACCGCTTCTTTCTGGAGCGCGGCGCACACGTCCTGTACAAGGAAAAGCACATCGGTACAGGCACGGGCACGGGCGCTAAACGCATCGATCCCGTGACCGACGCGACGCTCGCGGAGGATGCCAGTCTGGAGATGGACACGATTCAACTCAGCGGCGTTAATTCCACCGTGCGCACCACGCGCGCGAAGCTCGCAGCCCGCGCCCGCCTCATCATTCGGGAGCGCCTGCTCACGGACCATGACGAACAGGCGAAGACCGAATTCGAGGTCACTCTCGACGGCGAGGATTCCGGCGTGGATCTCATCTCCCGCTCCGTCGCCAAGGGGCGTTCCCATCAGGAATACCACTCCGTCATCCGCGGCAACAACCGTTGCTCGGGTCATTCTGAGTGCGACGCCATCCTGGTGGGCGACGGCACGGTCAACGCCGCGCCCGAACTGTGGGCGGCCCACACGGACGCCGCGCTCATTCACGAGGCCGCGATCGGCAAGATCGCAGGCGAACAGATTCTGAAGCTGCGCACCTTGGGTTTGACTGAACAGGAAGCCGAGGAAAAGATCATCGCCGGGTTCCTGAAATAAGCGCGCAAAGGAGGTCCTTTCATGGCAAATTCCCTCTTATGGGCCGCAGGCGGCACCGGCTTTACCTTTCTGATGACGACGCTCGGCGCTTCCCTCGTCTTCTTTTTCCGAAACAAAATCGACGCCGGCATTCAGCGCATCTTTCTGGGGCTCGCCGCGGGCGTCATGATCGCGGCCTCCGTCTGGTCTCTGCTCATTCCTGCCATCGAAGAGGCGGAAGCCGCCGGCGGAATCGGCTGGATTCCTGCGGCGGGCGGATTTCTGATGGGCATCGCCTTTTTGATGCTCATGGACAGCCTGCTCCCCCACCTGCATCCGGGCGCGGACAAGCCGGAAGGCGTCTCCTCCTCCTGGAAGCGCACGACGCTGCTCGTCTTCGCGGTCACGCTGCACAACATCCCCGAGGGGATGGCCGTCGGCCTTTCCTTTGCCCGCGCCGCGCAGCACGGCGGCAGCGTCGCGCTGGGCGCGGGCGCAATCGCGCTCGCCCTTGGCATCGGCATTCAGAACTTCCCGGAGGGGGCGGCAATCTCCCTGCCGCTGCGCCAGGAAGGCCTCTCCGCCACAAAGGCATTTGTATTGGGCAGCCTTTCCGGCATCGTAGAACCGATCTTCGGCATCCTCACCGTGCTCGTCGCGGGCGGCATTCAGCCTTTGATGCCCTGGCTGCTCTCCTTTGCTGCGGGCGCGATGATGTACGTCGTCGTGGAAGAGCTCATCCCGGAGGCGCATCTGGGCGAGCACTCCAACGCCGGAACGCTCGGCGTAATGGCGGGCTTCATCATTATGATGATTCTGGACGTCGCGCTGGGTTAATTTAGTGTCTTCCCTAAAAAATGGCTGACGCAGTTATCTGCATCAGCCATTTTTCTAATCCCCTGCGGGCGAAACCGAAACATCCGTTTTTGGCCTCGGCTTTGACTTTAGTTTTGTAAATCGCCCTTTCAATGAATTCCAGCGTTTTCTTCGCTTCTCGCGTATGTCGAGGCGTTCACCTAGGTCGCGCGCGCCTACGCCGTACACGAGGTACAATATAAGGCCGGAGACCAGCATGATGAAGACCGTCGATGCGCAGCGGCGTCCCGAAGCGTTCACGTTGTAGCCGTACAGCCCCTCATCCGCGCACATGCTCTGAATGACCATCGCGTAGGTGGTGCCGTAGGAGCTGGCGAACGTCGCGGACATGTCGTACTCCGTGAACAGATAATTGAAGTTGAGCGCGAATACCGCCAGGACGCTGGGCAAAATGATCGGCAGCTTAACCTTGAGGAAGGTCGTAAGCCCGCTCGCGCCCAGGTTTC harbors:
- a CDS encoding MATE family efflux transporter → MERDLTVGDPGRVLWRFSLPMFISVIFQQFYNIADSVIAGQFAGEDALAAVGASYPITMIFMAIAVGSNIGCSVVISQLYGARLLGRMKTAVSTTLIASVALSIVLTVVGLGGSAGLMRLINTPENIFSDGALYLRIYIGGFLFLFLYNICTGIFQSLGDSRTPLYFLIGSSIGNIVLDLLFVAGFHWGVAGVAWATFLAQGAACVLAFATLLGRLRRIHADGPSARFSTQMLMDVGRIAVPSILQQSFISVGNIFIQGLVNSYGSAVIAGYSAAVKLNTFTITSFTTLANGLSSFTAQNVGAARFERVRGGLKAGLVMAFAVAVPFFAAFFFLSESVMRIFLGEPGGLAMRTGATFLRIVSPFYFVISVKLMADGVLRGAGAMRDFMIATFTDLVLRVALSFVLAGLMKDTTGIWLSWPIGWTVAAACSVAFYMSGRWKNAGVIRRESKALASELE
- a CDS encoding LysR substrate-binding domain-containing protein, which encodes MNEDWNAYRIFAAVAETGNITYAAKALYLSQPTVSRCMAQLEEALGCRLFVRTKKGVSLTPEAELLYAGVEKARRHIADAEEALYQRRALREGTLRIGASETTLQHYLLGPLERFRKAYPGIRLKILNGLTDAALQALRDGLVDLAVVVSPVGETDGLSVTPLCAFRDIAVAGSSFASLRGRTLTLSEMCAYPLVCLIPGTHSRQYLDQFFARQGLTLAPDIELSTADLLVPVVRRGLGIGFVPQDFAREAIAQGDLFELSLKESPPPRSICAISTAGRPLSFAADTFLSSLLHASLPNNFDENTRN
- a CDS encoding ZIP family metal transporter, whose amino-acid sequence is MANSLLWAAGGTGFTFLMTTLGASLVFFFRNKIDAGIQRIFLGLAAGVMIAASVWSLLIPAIEEAEAAGGIGWIPAAGGFLMGIAFLMLMDSLLPHLHPGADKPEGVSSSWKRTTLLVFAVTLHNIPEGMAVGLSFARAAQHGGSVALGAGAIALALGIGIQNFPEGAAISLPLRQEGLSATKAFVLGSLSGIVEPIFGILTVLVAGGIQPLMPWLLSFAAGAMMYVVVEELIPEAHLGEHSNAGTLGVMAGFIIMMILDVALG
- a CDS encoding SufD family Fe-S cluster assembly protein yields the protein MNKITEMLLSVVSDWKGSFNGAFNIREDGQCAGRQSSENIKIDSKKDAPGLIIHVLPGTKGETVFIPACVTHGDVDDLVYNDFYIGEGADVVIVAGCGVHTDDEEEARHNGIHRFFLERGAHVLYKEKHIGTGTGTGAKRIDPVTDATLAEDASLEMDTIQLSGVNSTVRTTRAKLAARARLIIRERLLTDHDEQAKTEFEVTLDGEDSGVDLISRSVAKGRSHQEYHSVIRGNNRCSGHSECDAILVGDGTVNAAPELWAAHTDAALIHEAAIGKIAGEQILKLRTLGLTEQEAEEKIIAGFLK
- a CDS encoding ATP-binding cassette domain-containing protein; its protein translation is MLQLERISWDLPDGGGILKDIDLAIPDGKLVVVTGPNGGGKTTLAKIIAGLETPSTGKIRMDGEDITPLDVTERARRGIAYAFQQPVRFKGITVRMLIELAAGGKLTESGLCDVLAKVGLCAREYIDREINASLSGGEIKRIEIASVLARGAKVSIFDEPEAGIDLWSFSSLISVFKEMRGKLSGSLLIISHQERILDIADEIVVIANGSVRTSGPREEVLPTLLQGEAFAGCPRQVEVMQHE